The segment TCCCTTTCCCACGTTGCAAAGGAAGTGGGCATCAAAACACCATCGATCTATGCTCATTTCAAAGGAAAAAAGGATCTATTTTTGCACGTGATACCTGAGGTTATTGAAATTGAACTCTGTTTTTTAAACGATTATTTCAACAGAACGAGACATGAACCGTTACAAGTGCGACTTTATGATTTGATTATGCAATACAAAGAGCGATATGAGCACAGTGCCAGAGTGAAGTTTTGGATGCGAATGATGTTTTTCCCACCCATTGCTTTACAGGAACCTGTCATGAAATACGTATATGATTATTTAGACAGATTGGAAGAGTTGCTTACAGAGGTTTTTTCGGATTGCCAAACAGAAATTGGTCAGAATAACCCAAACCAGGCAGCTGTTTCATTTATGTGTCTCTTGGATGGACTGCTAGTTGAGATGCTTTATGGCGGCTCCACCCGATTTGAGAAAAGAGTGAAGGCCTCTTGGGATATTTATTGGAAAGGCCTTGCAAATTCATAACATCCTAAAGAGAGGAAGATATCATTTGCATCGGGAATGGTTAAAAGTTTTCATAGCAGCTTTCTTTGAGGTTTTTTGGGTAATCGGTCTCAAACACTCCTTTGATCTCTGGACTTGGTTGGGAACTGCTGTCATGATATATCTCAGTTTTCACCTCATGATCATGGCGGGGCGAAAACTACCGGCAGGTACCGTTTATGCCATTTTTGTCGGAATGGGAACATGTGGAACGATTAT is part of the Kroppenstedtia pulmonis genome and harbors:
- a CDS encoding DMT family transporter yields the protein MHREWLKVFIAAFFEVFWVIGLKHSFDLWTWLGTAVMIYLSFHLMIMAGRKLPAGTVYAIFVGMGTCGTIIAEIIIFGEPFNLTKVLFILLLLTGVLGLKLVTKRG
- a CDS encoding TetR/AcrR family transcriptional regulator, whose amino-acid sequence is MTANRIKEVALTHFAKKGYEGASLSHVAKEVGIKTPSIYAHFKGKKDLFLHVIPEVIEIELCFLNDYFNRTRHEPLQVRLYDLIMQYKERYEHSARVKFWMRMMFFPPIALQEPVMKYVYDYLDRLEELLTEVFSDCQTEIGQNNPNQAAVSFMCLLDGLLVEMLYGGSTRFEKRVKASWDIYWKGLANS